Proteins encoded by one window of Gordonia jinghuaiqii:
- a CDS encoding ATP-grasp domain-containing protein has protein sequence MDSAGRAHVLITFGRSFLTLELARLMAAGGHRVSIADSIPVGIGRFSNAVDGFHRVPPPKFEPLAYCRALARIVAENDVDMVIPVHEETDIIAMLAETFPPECRLFLSDFSIENRLHNKYEFQELLVELGIPTRKFARVTGPEDAAALDFEQPFALKRCYSRGSQKVHKVNPGDPLTWLEHDELNPWIAQEWASGKNYCTYSVCHEGRVYAHATYPVDYAIDGSSCLNFRSVDHPRIFEWVSDFVRRVNFTGQIGFDFIEDRDSTGAGAELFCIECNPRATSGIMMFTPADGVDRAILGTSDPDAGVITPGSGVDKMIGLGMLLYGWRSSSRKDRTVRDFLRDFRGASDVVTRRGDQKPALMLPFAYAGILRSCLKYRVGLAEGFMHDHEWDGLRISL, from the coding sequence GTGGACAGCGCCGGCCGAGCTCATGTACTGATCACATTCGGCAGATCCTTCCTGACACTGGAACTCGCGAGGCTGATGGCCGCGGGCGGCCATCGCGTGAGCATCGCCGACTCCATTCCCGTGGGGATCGGCCGGTTCTCCAACGCCGTGGACGGTTTCCATCGTGTTCCGCCCCCGAAGTTCGAACCGCTGGCGTACTGCCGCGCACTGGCGCGCATCGTCGCCGAGAACGACGTCGACATGGTCATCCCGGTCCACGAGGAGACCGACATCATCGCGATGCTCGCCGAGACGTTCCCGCCCGAATGTCGACTGTTCCTCTCCGACTTCTCCATCGAGAATCGGCTGCACAACAAGTACGAGTTCCAGGAACTGCTCGTCGAACTCGGCATCCCGACACGGAAATTCGCACGCGTGACCGGGCCCGAGGATGCAGCGGCACTCGATTTCGAGCAGCCGTTCGCGCTGAAACGCTGCTACTCGCGGGGTTCGCAGAAGGTGCACAAGGTGAACCCGGGTGACCCGCTGACGTGGCTCGAACACGACGAGCTGAACCCGTGGATCGCCCAGGAATGGGCGTCGGGAAAGAACTACTGCACCTATTCGGTCTGTCATGAGGGACGCGTGTACGCCCACGCCACCTATCCGGTCGATTACGCCATCGACGGCAGTTCCTGTCTCAATTTCCGTTCCGTCGACCACCCGCGGATCTTCGAGTGGGTCAGCGACTTCGTGCGCCGGGTGAACTTCACCGGGCAGATCGGTTTCGACTTCATCGAAGACCGGGACAGCACCGGCGCCGGCGCCGAGTTGTTCTGCATCGAGTGCAATCCGCGGGCCACGAGCGGGATCATGATGTTCACCCCCGCCGACGGCGTCGACCGCGCCATCCTGGGGACCTCCGACCCCGACGCCGGGGTCATCACGCCGGGGTCCGGCGTCGACAAGATGATCGGCCTGGGCATGTTGCTCTACGGGTGGCGTTCGTCGTCGCGCAAGGACCGGACCGTTCGCGACTTCTTACGGGACTTCCGCGGGGCGTCGGACGTGGTCACCCGCCGCGGAGACCAGAAACCCGCGCTCATGCTGCCGTTCGCCTACGCCGGAATCCTGCGGAGCTGTCTGAAGTATCGCGTCGGTCTGGCCGAGGGTTTCATGCACGATCACGAGTGGGACGGGCTGCGCATCAGCCTCTGA
- a CDS encoding MFS transporter: protein MTSTTHVVEEGKAPERARAILVALILVAGVANINLAVANVALPDIGKDLDASSTQLNLIAVGYSLGLAASVLYFGALGDRYGRKRLLVIGMCLSIPASVIAGFAPNFEVLFGARLLGGISAGLAFPTTLAVITALWSGSKRTHAIAAWSAFGAAISSLGPLMSGVLLEFFTWHSVFLATLPLAVTALLAAWWLVPADDGDSAAVVDNLGGVVSILMVGSLVLAINFAPNSDQRLQVYILGGIAILTGVGFVMRQLRVRVPLFDLRIAARRTFWVAAVGGLIVFGSLMAAMYIGQQYMQNVLGYSTLQAGTSGLPAAIAMVVVAPRSALLVERMGSRFTLLAGYTFIVAALLVAVFTWDENATYGVVALMYVLVGIGVGLAGTPASRALTGSVPVQRAGMASSMSDLQRDLGGAIMQSILGAILTAGYASQLRETIADSPEAGQVTEQTESALTKSFSSAEVLAERYPQDAEQIIAAARDAFVHGDRTAYAAAAAIVAFGAAVVFFGYPKRDAERAVMAEYAEQRSL, encoded by the coding sequence ATGACGTCGACGACGCACGTGGTCGAAGAGGGCAAGGCTCCGGAACGTGCGCGGGCCATTCTCGTCGCGCTGATCTTGGTCGCCGGGGTCGCCAACATCAATCTCGCGGTCGCGAACGTGGCGTTGCCGGACATCGGCAAGGACCTCGACGCGAGTTCCACCCAGCTGAACCTGATCGCGGTCGGATACTCGCTGGGTCTGGCGGCGTCGGTCCTCTACTTCGGTGCCCTGGGAGACCGGTACGGCCGTAAACGGTTGCTGGTCATCGGCATGTGTCTGTCGATCCCGGCATCGGTCATTGCCGGGTTCGCACCCAACTTCGAAGTCCTCTTCGGGGCTCGGCTGCTCGGTGGGATCTCGGCCGGGCTGGCCTTCCCGACGACCCTCGCGGTGATCACCGCGCTCTGGTCGGGCTCCAAGCGCACCCACGCGATCGCGGCCTGGTCGGCGTTCGGCGCCGCGATCTCCTCACTCGGTCCGCTGATGTCCGGGGTCCTGCTGGAGTTCTTCACGTGGCATTCGGTGTTCCTTGCGACGCTGCCGCTCGCGGTGACCGCGTTGCTCGCCGCGTGGTGGCTGGTGCCCGCCGACGACGGCGACAGCGCGGCGGTCGTCGACAATCTGGGCGGCGTCGTGTCGATCCTGATGGTCGGGTCGCTGGTACTCGCGATCAATTTCGCACCCAATTCCGATCAGCGGCTCCAGGTCTACATTCTTGGCGGCATCGCGATCCTCACCGGCGTCGGGTTCGTGATGCGCCAACTACGCGTACGTGTCCCGCTGTTCGATCTCCGCATCGCGGCTCGACGCACCTTCTGGGTCGCGGCCGTGGGCGGACTGATCGTCTTCGGGTCGCTCATGGCGGCGATGTACATCGGCCAGCAGTACATGCAGAACGTGCTCGGGTATTCGACGTTGCAGGCCGGGACGTCGGGTCTGCCGGCGGCGATCGCGATGGTCGTCGTGGCCCCGAGGTCTGCCCTGCTCGTCGAGAGGATGGGTTCGAGGTTCACCCTCTTGGCCGGGTACACGTTCATCGTCGCCGCGTTGCTCGTCGCCGTGTTCACGTGGGACGAGAACGCGACGTATGGGGTTGTGGCACTGATGTATGTGCTGGTCGGCATCGGAGTCGGTCTGGCGGGTACACCCGCCTCACGCGCGTTGACCGGGTCGGTGCCGGTGCAGCGCGCGGGCATGGCGTCGAGCATGTCGGATCTGCAGCGTGACCTCGGTGGCGCGATCATGCAGTCCATCCTCGGTGCCATCCTCACAGCGGGATACGCATCGCAGTTGCGTGAGACGATCGCTGATTCACCGGAGGCCGGGCAGGTCACCGAGCAGACCGAGAGTGCGCTGACCAAGTCGTTCTCGAGTGCGGAAGTCCTTGCCGAGCGCTACCCGCAGGATGCCGAACAGATCATCGCCGCGGCCCGCGACGCGTTTGTGCACGGCGACCGAACCGCATATGCCGCGGCCGCGGCGATCGTGGCGTTCGGTGCCGCCGTGGTGTTCTTCGGTTATCCCAAGCGCGACGCCGAGCGGGCTGTGATGGCGGAGTATGCGGAGCAACGCAGCCTGTGA
- a CDS encoding EamA/RhaT family transporter, with amino-acid sequence MQLFVVGVIAACLAAVAYGMSTVLRALGARRVAEAAAEEGEGITTETGAPTLSSTMSTFVDPAFILGTTMVVFGFAGGALAARFLPLFLSQTIVSANLVITALLGTIILNIALHTREWVAIWLVVMSLCLLGVSSSHHTGGGEEVGFHWGLFIATLALCALALVGVYNLGPAGAIVGGASAGLLFGIIAIAVRILDGVQPFDAVALLTDPAAWTIAVAGAVGFYVQTVALQLGAVNGVTAVLVVGETAGPSLVGVVFLEDTAKPGLGWLAILGFFGAVVGAVLVAWYGSVDPDHLGEAPPMKGGWRRGRQEPDTETLTTQPTTTPARTDIIEPASDSSPPPAPDPTPQPWQSDDNSDDNSVGTRDARRP; translated from the coding sequence ATGCAGCTGTTCGTGGTCGGCGTCATCGCCGCATGTCTCGCCGCCGTCGCCTACGGGATGTCGACCGTCCTGCGTGCGCTCGGGGCCCGGCGCGTGGCCGAGGCCGCAGCCGAAGAGGGCGAGGGCATCACCACCGAGACCGGCGCACCGACTCTCTCCTCGACGATGTCCACCTTCGTCGATCCGGCCTTCATCCTCGGCACCACGATGGTGGTCTTCGGCTTCGCCGGTGGCGCACTGGCGGCACGATTCCTCCCACTGTTCCTCTCGCAGACCATCGTCTCGGCCAACCTCGTCATCACCGCGCTGCTCGGCACGATCATCCTGAACATCGCGCTGCACACCCGAGAATGGGTCGCCATCTGGCTCGTGGTCATGTCGCTGTGCCTGCTGGGTGTCTCCTCCTCGCACCACACCGGCGGCGGCGAGGAGGTCGGCTTCCACTGGGGACTGTTCATCGCGACCCTCGCACTGTGCGCGCTCGCCCTGGTGGGTGTCTACAACCTCGGCCCTGCGGGTGCCATCGTCGGTGGCGCGTCGGCGGGCCTGCTGTTCGGCATCATCGCCATCGCCGTCCGCATCCTCGACGGCGTGCAGCCCTTCGACGCGGTCGCGCTGCTGACCGATCCCGCCGCGTGGACCATCGCGGTCGCCGGCGCGGTCGGCTTCTATGTGCAGACCGTCGCCCTGCAGCTCGGCGCGGTCAACGGTGTCACGGCGGTGCTGGTGGTCGGTGAAACCGCCGGCCCCAGCCTGGTGGGTGTGGTGTTCCTGGAGGACACGGCAAAACCGGGTCTCGGCTGGCTGGCGATCCTGGGATTCTTCGGCGCGGTCGTGGGTGCGGTGCTGGTGGCCTGGTACGGCTCGGTCGACCCCGACCATCTCGGTGAGGCACCGCCGATGAAGGGCGGCTGGCGACGCGGCAGGCAGGAGCCCGACACCGAAACCCTCACCACGCAACCGACCACGACCCCGGCCCGGACCGACATCATCGAACCGGCATCGGACTCATCGCCACCGCCTGCGCCCGACCCGACCCCGCAACCGTGGCAGTCCGACGACAACTCCGACGACAACTCCGTCGGCACCCGCGACGCGCGCCGGCCCTGA